One genomic region from Thermithiobacillus tepidarius DSM 3134 encodes:
- a CDS encoding JDVT-CTERM domain-containing protein, with protein sequence MPIGAQIAVGEIQGRQLKAQMENAADGSLNPDVSIWSGGWLFGYSGVRADLHPYHSAGSRFSNVQVFNRQNQAWMPLDPNVTYTYASYYYDVDPKLVNLTPANHIRVLKDDGGRPLDATEVVVRYLQSLPNRTVTPELNRIRLLDPLPPPLFGNPEIQPLKGLDAANAPLPAGGRPPLQPASSGSAASGLAAGGSTAGGGCVLAAGTRFDPTLLGLLALSVLYLSRRRR encoded by the coding sequence ATGCCCATTGGCGCCCAGATCGCCGTCGGCGAGATCCAGGGACGGCAACTGAAGGCTCAGATGGAAAACGCTGCCGACGGCTCCCTGAATCCGGACGTCAGCATCTGGTCGGGAGGCTGGCTGTTCGGCTACAGCGGCGTCCGGGCCGACCTTCATCCCTACCACAGCGCAGGCAGCCGCTTCTCGAACGTGCAGGTCTTCAACCGGCAGAACCAAGCCTGGATGCCGCTGGATCCCAACGTCACGTATACCTACGCCTCCTACTACTACGACGTCGATCCCAAGCTGGTGAATCTCACACCCGCCAACCACATCCGAGTACTGAAGGATGACGGCGGCCGGCCGCTGGATGCCACCGAGGTGGTGGTACGCTACCTGCAATCCCTGCCCAACCGCACCGTGACCCCGGAGCTGAACCGCATCCGCCTGCTGGATCCCTTGCCGCCGCCCCTGTTCGGCAATCCGGAGATCCAGCCGCTCAAGGGTCTGGATGCGGCCAACGCGCCGCTGCCGGCCGGCGGTCGCCCCCCTCTGCAGCCGGCCAGCAGTGGCAGCGCGGCATCGGGCTTGGCTGCTGGCGGCAGCACGGCGGGCGGCGGCTGCGTCCTCGCTGCCGGGACCAGATTCGATCCCACCCTGCTCGGCCTGCTCGCCCTGTCCGTCCTGTACCTGTCCAGACGCCGGCGCTGA
- a CDS encoding bifunctional metallophosphatase/5'-nucleotidase, translated as MRRLTPCFAILFLILAAVPAFAAGNGTVTLIQIGDLHGHLVPRPNVRSDSSGRLEGGLARLYTQIQEIRSRARDSLLINTGDTIQGSAETLFTRGQAMVDVLNRFGIDAFAPGNWDFLYGTQRFQELFCPASRKAPWHAVAANLYYDGAPYAAWSGQRVLPPYEIRPVGGLRIGILGFTTFRGIPILNSTTQGFKFTPGDAELAELIPVLREREKVDLVVMVSELGLADNIRLAESHPGVDVILSADMHEATIKPVVTKTGTIISEVGQDGTLLGELQLQVSNGKLSSWRWQAHVIDDRLAEDPGIAALVREVRKSFVSGPDFTPHINPFNGSVLKQPLDTVVGYTQVPLYRGNFSTEGMPGVIEGSSHDFLADAFRSMTGAEIGAIRGFRYGTHVAPVPSPWPISTTSCPLAPRSPSARSRDGN; from the coding sequence ATGAGACGTCTTACGCCTTGTTTTGCCATCCTTTTCCTGATCCTCGCCGCGGTTCCGGCCTTTGCCGCCGGCAACGGCACCGTCACTTTGATTCAGATCGGCGATCTGCACGGCCATCTGGTCCCCCGACCGAACGTCAGAAGCGACAGCTCCGGCCGCCTGGAAGGCGGTCTGGCCCGGCTCTATACCCAGATCCAGGAGATCCGCAGCCGGGCGCGCGACAGCCTGCTCATCAATACCGGCGACACGATCCAAGGCTCGGCCGAGACCCTGTTCACCCGCGGCCAGGCCATGGTCGATGTCCTGAACCGCTTCGGCATCGATGCCTTCGCCCCGGGCAACTGGGATTTTCTCTATGGCACACAACGCTTTCAGGAGCTCTTCTGCCCGGCCAGCCGCAAAGCGCCCTGGCATGCCGTGGCCGCCAATCTCTATTACGACGGCGCCCCTTACGCCGCCTGGAGCGGGCAGCGGGTCCTGCCGCCTTACGAGATTCGCCCAGTAGGCGGCTTGCGCATCGGCATCCTGGGATTCACCACCTTTCGCGGCATTCCCATCCTCAACAGCACAACCCAAGGATTCAAATTCACCCCGGGCGACGCGGAGCTGGCAGAGCTCATTCCCGTGCTGCGCGAGCGCGAGAAGGTGGACCTCGTGGTCATGGTGTCCGAACTGGGTTTGGCCGACAACATCCGCCTGGCGGAAAGCCATCCCGGCGTGGACGTCATCCTGTCCGCGGACATGCACGAGGCCACCATCAAGCCGGTCGTCACGAAAACCGGCACTATCATCTCCGAGGTCGGCCAGGACGGCACTCTCCTGGGCGAGCTCCAGCTCCAGGTCAGCAACGGCAAGTTGAGCAGCTGGCGCTGGCAGGCCCACGTCATTGACGACCGGCTGGCCGAAGATCCCGGCATCGCGGCGCTGGTGCGCGAGGTGCGCAAAAGCTTCGTCAGCGGCCCCGATTTCACCCCGCACATCAACCCCTTCAATGGCAGCGTGCTGAAGCAGCCCCTCGACACCGTGGTCGGCTACACCCAGGTGCCCCTCTACCGCGGCAATTTTTCCACCGAGGGCATGCCCGGGGTCATCGAGGGCTCGTCCCACGATTTCCTGGCCGACGCCTTCCGCAGCATGACGGGCGCCGAGATCGGCGCCATCCGCGGCTTCCGCTACGGCACCCACGTGGCCCCGGTCCCATCACCCTGGCCGATCTCTACCACTTCATGCCCATTGGCGCCCAGATCGCCGTCGGCGAGATCCAGGGACGGCAACTGA
- a CDS encoding Clp1/GlmU family protein translates to MDLDVPSAWARSADSILRRRRGRILVLGAVDRGKSSYCAFLGQRILAAGGTAAVVDADVGQKDIGPPACITLGYLEPGRPLAALAPAAFYFVGAVSPTGHLLPMLVGARRLLDESRAAFTVINTAGLIHGAGRVLAGYLIEALRPDVIVAIARGPELTAVLRAYRDQPVLHLTPSVRAVPKTPAQRRAAREAAFRRYFAGACEQVLPLGALLFQRGLLFTGKPLHDPAQVHAERTAEGVVSVPAGFERDRLCGLADRHGNGRGLALIQGIDFAAGRIALRTPVPSRAIRAVQWGDLRLDAEGRELERAAPIP, encoded by the coding sequence ATGGATCTGGATGTGCCTTCGGCCTGGGCGCGCTCGGCGGACAGCATCCTGCGGCGGCGCCGGGGCAGGATTCTGGTGTTGGGCGCCGTCGACCGCGGCAAGAGCAGTTACTGCGCCTTCCTCGGTCAGCGCATCCTGGCGGCCGGCGGCACGGCGGCCGTGGTGGACGCGGATGTGGGGCAGAAGGACATCGGCCCGCCGGCCTGCATCACCCTGGGCTATCTCGAGCCCGGGCGCCCGCTGGCTGCGCTCGCGCCGGCGGCCTTCTATTTCGTCGGCGCGGTCAGCCCGACGGGACACCTGCTGCCCATGCTGGTGGGCGCGCGGCGTCTGCTGGACGAGAGCCGGGCCGCATTCACCGTGATCAACACCGCCGGGCTGATCCACGGCGCCGGGCGCGTGCTGGCGGGCTATCTCATCGAGGCGCTGCGGCCGGACGTGATCGTGGCCATCGCCAGGGGCCCGGAGCTGACCGCCGTGCTCCGGGCCTACCGCGATCAGCCGGTGCTGCATTTGACGCCCTCGGTCAGGGCGGTGCCGAAGACGCCGGCGCAGCGCCGGGCCGCCCGCGAGGCCGCTTTCCGCCGCTATTTCGCCGGTGCCTGCGAACAGGTCCTGCCCTTGGGTGCTCTGCTGTTCCAGCGCGGACTGCTGTTCACCGGCAAGCCCTTGCATGATCCCGCGCAGGTGCATGCGGAAAGGACGGCGGAGGGCGTGGTGAGCGTGCCGGCCGGCTTCGAGCGCGATCGCCTGTGCGGCCTGGCGGATCGGCACGGCAACGGCCGGGGGCTGGCGCTCATCCAGGGCATCGATTTCGCCGCGGGCCGCATCGCTCTGCGCACGCCGGTGCCGTCGCGGGCCATCCGCGCCGTGCAGTGGGGCGATCTCCGCCTGGATGCCGAGGGCCGCGAGCTGGAACGGGCCGCGCCCATCCCCTGA
- a CDS encoding ribonuclease Z, with protein MRALFHPQLVNEPFGDAGLYVDLLFERRALLFDLGEIQPLPPRKILRISHVFVSHTHMDHFMGFDRLLRICLGRDKGMQLFGPPAFIDQVEHKLAAYAWNLVHNYANDFTLTVTELHPDGTAQRAAFHVRTGFRREVLAGAVIEDDALLDEASFRVRCAFLDHRIPCLGFALEEKQHINVWKSRLAELGLPVGPWLHELKLAVARGLADDVPFRVWWRAADGLRERHLPLGLLKERLLRIVPGQKIGYVVDTICSEENAPRIVALVQGADQLFIETPFLHEDLAHARDKYHLTARQAGLLAREAGVKRLMPFHFSPRYLGREALLRQEAEAAFAR; from the coding sequence ATGAGGGCCCTGTTCCATCCGCAACTGGTCAATGAGCCCTTCGGCGACGCCGGGCTGTACGTGGACCTCCTGTTCGAGCGGCGGGCCCTGCTCTTCGACCTGGGCGAGATCCAGCCGCTGCCGCCCCGCAAGATCCTGCGCATCAGCCATGTCTTCGTGTCCCACACCCACATGGACCACTTCATGGGATTCGACCGGCTGCTGCGCATCTGCCTGGGGCGGGACAAGGGGATGCAGCTCTTCGGCCCGCCGGCCTTCATCGATCAGGTGGAGCACAAGCTGGCCGCCTACGCCTGGAATCTGGTGCACAACTACGCCAACGACTTCACCCTGACCGTGACCGAGCTGCATCCGGACGGCACGGCGCAGCGGGCCGCCTTCCACGTGCGCACGGGCTTCCGGCGCGAGGTCCTGGCCGGCGCTGTCATCGAGGATGACGCGCTCCTGGACGAGGCAAGCTTTCGGGTGCGCTGTGCCTTCCTGGATCACCGCATCCCCTGTCTCGGCTTTGCCTTGGAGGAAAAGCAGCACATCAACGTCTGGAAGAGCCGGCTGGCGGAACTGGGGCTGCCGGTCGGTCCCTGGCTGCATGAGCTGAAGCTGGCGGTGGCGCGCGGGCTGGCCGACGACGTCCCGTTTCGCGTGTGGTGGCGCGCGGCGGATGGCCTCCGCGAGCGCCATCTGCCGCTGGGGCTGTTGAAGGAACGGCTGCTGCGCATCGTGCCCGGACAGAAGATCGGCTACGTGGTCGACACCATCTGCTCCGAGGAGAATGCCCCACGCATCGTCGCATTGGTGCAGGGGGCGGACCAGCTCTTCATCGAGACGCCGTTCCTGCATGAGGACCTGGCGCATGCCCGGGACAAGTACCACCTCACCGCCCGGCAGGCGGGCCTGCTCGCCCGCGAAGCCGGCGTCAAGCGGCTGATGCCGTTCCACTTCTCGCCGCGCTACCTGGGCCGCGAGGCGCTGCTGCGCCAGGAGGCCGAGGCGGCGTTCGCCCGCTGA
- a CDS encoding bifunctional metallophosphatase/5'-nucleotidase: MKPPILLKLLPLLVLLLSQPALAGSGEVTLIHMGDLHGHLIPHANVREGGSGRAAGGLARLHARIQEIRAREPHSLLVNTGDTIQGSAEALFTRGQAMVDILNPFGIDAYVPGNWDYVYGSQRFRELFAGPAPKANWNAVAANLYYVSTDEDPYTFFPESAGKRVLPPYLIKQVGNLKVGILGFTSDRGPQTVGRMVSKGFVFTRGESELAQLIPILRQQERVDLLVVASELGLAQNVHLAETYPGIDVILSSDMHEETRKPVVTRGGTVIVEEGQDGTLLGELKVKVRNGRMAGWHWRMHDIDERVPEDPQVAARVKEVRKTFVAGPDFVQHINPINGTRLQRPIDTVVGYTQVPLHRANFTNAAMPAAIEGSSHDFLTDAFRAMAKADIGAMRGFRYGTQVAPGPIRMEDLYHFMPIGAQIGVVRIQGRFLKRQIENTANGVLDPDVGRWTGGWLFNYSGITMDFDPYKPQGFRASNIRVNGKPLDPEAIYSYAGYWYANDAELINGCDCPQIPGTFIRVVKDDSGEALDATEVVVRYLQTLPNKTADPQLRRIRLLNPLPKAAFGNTELQPLQGCRLP, encoded by the coding sequence ATGAAACCCCCTATTTTACTGAAACTCTTGCCCCTCCTGGTACTGCTCCTCAGCCAGCCGGCCCTGGCCGGCAGCGGAGAAGTCACTTTGATCCACATGGGCGATCTGCATGGCCACCTGATTCCCCACGCCAACGTGCGCGAGGGAGGCAGCGGCCGCGCGGCGGGGGGCTTGGCGCGCCTCCACGCCCGGATACAGGAAATCCGCGCCCGGGAGCCGCATTCCCTGCTGGTCAACACGGGCGATACGATCCAAGGCTCCGCCGAAGCCCTCTTCACCCGCGGCCAGGCCATGGTCGACATCCTGAATCCGTTCGGCATCGATGCCTACGTGCCCGGCAATTGGGACTACGTCTACGGCAGCCAGCGCTTTCGCGAGCTCTTCGCCGGCCCGGCGCCCAAGGCGAACTGGAACGCCGTCGCCGCCAATCTGTACTACGTCAGCACCGACGAGGATCCCTACACCTTCTTTCCGGAAAGCGCCGGCAAGCGCGTGCTGCCGCCCTACCTCATCAAGCAGGTTGGCAACCTGAAGGTGGGCATTCTCGGCTTCACCTCCGACCGCGGACCGCAGACGGTGGGCCGCATGGTGAGCAAGGGCTTCGTCTTCACCCGCGGCGAGAGCGAGCTGGCGCAGCTCATTCCCATCCTGCGCCAGCAGGAGCGGGTGGACCTGCTGGTGGTCGCCTCGGAGCTGGGCCTGGCCCAAAACGTTCATCTCGCCGAAACCTATCCGGGCATCGACGTGATCCTGTCCTCGGACATGCATGAGGAGACGCGCAAGCCGGTGGTGACCCGCGGCGGCACCGTGATTGTCGAGGAGGGCCAGGATGGCACCCTGCTGGGCGAGCTGAAGGTCAAGGTGCGGAACGGCCGCATGGCTGGCTGGCACTGGCGGATGCACGACATCGACGAGCGCGTGCCGGAAGATCCGCAGGTCGCCGCCCGGGTCAAGGAGGTGCGCAAGACCTTCGTCGCCGGTCCCGATTTCGTGCAGCACATCAATCCCATCAACGGCACGCGCCTGCAGCGGCCCATCGATACCGTGGTCGGCTACACCCAGGTGCCGCTGCATCGCGCCAACTTCACCAACGCCGCCATGCCGGCCGCCATCGAAGGCTCGTCCCATGACTTCCTGACCGACGCCTTCCGCGCCATGGCCAAGGCCGATATCGGCGCCATGCGCGGCTTCCGCTACGGCACCCAGGTGGCGCCGGGGCCGATCCGCATGGAGGACCTGTACCACTTCATGCCCATCGGCGCGCAGATCGGCGTGGTGCGCATCCAGGGCCGCTTCCTGAAGCGGCAGATCGAGAACACCGCCAACGGCGTGCTCGACCCCGACGTGGGCCGCTGGACCGGCGGCTGGCTCTTCAACTACAGCGGCATCACCATGGATTTCGATCCCTACAAGCCCCAGGGCTTCCGGGCCAGCAACATCCGCGTCAACGGCAAGCCCCTCGACCCGGAGGCCATCTACAGCTACGCCGGCTACTGGTATGCCAACGACGCCGAGCTGATCAACGGCTGCGACTGCCCGCAGATACCGGGCACCTTCATCCGCGTGGTCAAGGACGACAGCGGCGAGGCCCTGGACGCCACGGAAGTGGTGGTGCGCTATTTGCAAACTCTGCCCAACAAGACCGCCGACCCGCAGCTGCGGCGCATCCGGCTGCTGAATCCGCTGCCCAAAGCGGCCTTCGGCAACACCGAGCTGCAGCCGCTGCAGGGGTGCAGGCTGCCCTGA
- a CDS encoding NAD(P)H-hydrate epimerase: protein MTELPRQLYRADQVRELDRIAIEAYGIPGAVLMERAGRAAFARLRARWPGARHVTVICGVGNNAGDGFVLACLAHEAGLTVTVLQVDDGARLRGDALAAQRRLQAAGVAVQPFAPARLQDADVLVDALFGTGLDRPLAGAWRAAVEVINAAPMPVLALDIPSGLHADTGTVLGAAVRAALTVTFIGLKLGMFLEAGPVCCGEILYDDLGVPAAVFERVQPAGFR from the coding sequence ATGACGGAGCTGCCGCGTCAGCTCTACCGCGCCGATCAGGTGCGCGAGCTGGACCGCATCGCCATCGAAGCATACGGCATTCCCGGGGCCGTGCTCATGGAGCGGGCGGGCCGGGCTGCGTTTGCGCGGCTGCGTGCCCGGTGGCCGGGGGCGCGGCACGTGACCGTGATCTGCGGGGTGGGGAACAATGCCGGCGATGGTTTCGTGCTGGCGTGCCTGGCCCACGAGGCGGGCCTGACGGTGACGGTGCTGCAGGTGGACGACGGCGCACGGCTGCGGGGCGACGCGCTGGCGGCGCAACGGCGCCTGCAGGCCGCCGGGGTGGCGGTCCAGCCTTTCGCGCCCGCGCGCCTGCAGGACGCGGACGTGCTAGTGGACGCCCTCTTCGGCACGGGCCTGGACCGGCCGCTGGCCGGCGCGTGGCGGGCGGCGGTCGAGGTCATCAATGCCGCCCCAATGCCGGTGCTGGCCCTGGACATCCCCTCGGGCCTGCACGCGGACACCGGTACGGTGCTGGGCGCGGCAGTGCGGGCGGCGCTCACCGTCACCTTCATCGGGCTCAAGCTCGGCATGTTCCTTGAGGCGGGGCCGGTTTGTTGCGGGGAGATCCTGTACGACGACCTGGGGGTGCCGGCGGCGGTCTTCGAGCGCGTGCAGCCCGCCGGGTTCAGATGA
- a CDS encoding YiiD C-terminal domain-containing protein, with the protein MDAILQELQAILHRQIPITQSMGITVGGHAGDALILRAPLRDNLNQKATAFAGSLNAVATLAGWGMLFVLLREMGVSAQVVIQESTIAYRRPVTRDFEAACRRPEARELEQFKKTLLKRGKARLALHAEIAADGEPAVVFHGRYVAELEGTA; encoded by the coding sequence ATGGACGCCATTCTCCAGGAACTGCAAGCAATCCTGCACCGGCAGATCCCCATCACCCAAAGCATGGGCATCACGGTGGGCGGCCATGCCGGGGACGCCTTGATCCTGCGCGCGCCTTTGCGCGACAACCTCAACCAGAAAGCCACGGCCTTCGCCGGCAGCCTGAATGCGGTGGCGACTCTGGCGGGCTGGGGCATGCTTTTCGTGCTGCTGCGGGAGATGGGGGTGTCCGCCCAGGTGGTCATCCAGGAAAGCACCATCGCCTATCGCCGGCCGGTGACGCGGGATTTCGAGGCCGCCTGCCGACGGCCGGAAGCGCGGGAACTGGAGCAGTTCAAAAAGACGCTGCTGAAGAGAGGCAAAGCTCGCCTGGCCCTGCATGCGGAAATTGCCGCGGACGGCGAGCCGGCAGTGGTCTTCCACGGACGCTACGTGGCCGAACTGGAGGGCACGGCCTGA
- a CDS encoding pyridoxal-phosphate-dependent aminotransferase family protein, which produces MRTHSFHPPVRTLMGPGPSDVNPRVLEAMSRPTIGHLDPVFVDMMEELKSLLQYAFQTGNQLTMPVSGPGSAGMETCFVNLVEPGDKVIVCQNGVFGGRMKENVERCGGTAVMVEDAWGSAVDPQKLKDALQAHPDAKLVAFVHAETSTGAQSDAKALVEIAHRHDCLVIVDTVTSLGGTPVKVDEWGIDAVYSGTQKCLSCTPGLSPVSFSERAMERIKHRKTKVQSWFMDLNLVMGYWGSGAKRAYHHTAPINALYGLHEALVILQEEGLENAWARHAHAHRALLAGIEAMGLKFVVKEDERLPQLNAVGIPEGVDDAAVRAQLLQDYNLEIGAGLGPMAGKIWRIGLMGYGANPKNVLFCLGALEDVLSRMRAPIERGAALPAAHAALGAA; this is translated from the coding sequence ATGCGCACCCATTCCTTTCATCCGCCCGTTCGCACCCTCATGGGCCCCGGCCCCTCCGACGTGAATCCCCGCGTCCTGGAGGCCATGTCCCGGCCCACCATCGGCCACCTGGACCCGGTCTTTGTCGACATGATGGAAGAGCTGAAAAGCCTCCTGCAGTACGCCTTCCAGACCGGCAACCAGCTCACCATGCCGGTATCCGGCCCCGGCTCCGCCGGCATGGAAACCTGCTTCGTGAACCTGGTGGAGCCGGGCGACAAGGTGATCGTCTGCCAGAACGGCGTCTTCGGCGGGCGCATGAAGGAAAACGTGGAACGCTGCGGCGGCACCGCCGTCATGGTGGAGGATGCCTGGGGCAGCGCGGTCGATCCGCAGAAGCTGAAAGACGCCCTGCAGGCCCACCCGGACGCCAAGCTGGTCGCCTTCGTCCATGCCGAAACCTCCACCGGCGCCCAATCGGACGCCAAGGCCCTGGTGGAAATCGCCCACCGCCACGACTGCCTGGTCATCGTGGACACGGTGACCTCCCTGGGCGGCACGCCGGTCAAGGTGGACGAATGGGGCATCGACGCCGTCTATTCCGGCACGCAGAAGTGCCTGTCCTGCACCCCCGGCCTGTCGCCGGTGAGCTTCAGCGAGCGGGCCATGGAGCGCATCAAGCACCGCAAGACCAAAGTGCAGAGCTGGTTCATGGATCTCAATCTGGTGATGGGCTACTGGGGCAGCGGCGCCAAGCGCGCCTACCATCACACCGCGCCCATCAACGCCCTCTACGGCCTGCACGAGGCATTGGTGATCCTGCAGGAAGAGGGGCTGGAAAACGCCTGGGCGCGCCACGCCCATGCCCATCGGGCATTGCTGGCCGGCATCGAGGCCATGGGACTCAAGTTCGTGGTGAAGGAGGACGAACGCCTGCCCCAGCTGAACGCCGTCGGCATCCCCGAGGGCGTGGACGACGCCGCCGTGCGCGCGCAACTGCTCCAGGACTACAACCTGGAAATCGGCGCCGGCCTCGGTCCCATGGCCGGCAAGATCTGGCGCATCGGCCTCATGGGCTACGGCGCCAATCCGAAGAACGTGCTCTTCTGCCTGGGTGCCCTGGAAGACGTGCTGAGCCGCATGCGCGCCCCCATCGAGCGGGGCGCCGCCCTGCCCGCCGCCCACGCGGCGCTGGGCGCCGCGTAA